A region from the Fusarium graminearum PH-1 chromosome 4, whole genome shotgun sequence genome encodes:
- a CDS encoding hydroxymethylglutaryl-CoA synthase: MSSRPQNIGIKAIELYFPSQYVDQVELEKFDGVSAGKYTIGLGQTKMSFCDDREDIYSFALTATSKLLKNYNIDPNSIGFLEVGTETLLDKSKSVKSVLMQLFGDNTNIEGVDTINACYGGTNAVFNAINWVESSAWDGRDAIVVAGDIALYAKGNARPTGGAGAVALLIGPNAPIVAEPGLRGTYMQHAYDFYKPDLTSEYPYVDGHYSVNCYSKALDAAYRAYCKREAKQANGTNGVTNGDASTKTGLDRFDYMAFHSPTCKLVQKSYARLLYHDYLANADSPVFAEVAPELRDMDYEKSLTDKVVEKTFMTLTKKRFQERVNPAIQVATNCGNMYCGSVWSGLASLISVVDNKDLEGKRIGLFSYGSGLAASFLSFRINGSVDKISDVLNIPSRLESRRAVPPETYDQMCDLRKQAHLQKDYTPKGDPSTILPGTYYLTKVDDMFKREYAIKE; this comes from the exons ATGTCTTCTCGTCCTCAGAACATTGGcatcaaggccattgagCTTTACTTCCCCAGCCAG TATGTTGATCaggtcgagcttgagaagttcGATGGCGTTAGCGCCGGAAAGTACACCATTGGCCTTGGCCAGACCAAGATGAGCTTCTGCGACGATCGCGAGG ATATCTACTCTTTCGCTCTTACCGCTACCTcgaagctcctcaagaactACAACATCGACCCCAACTCGATTGGTTTCCTCGAGGTTGGTACCGAGACTCTTCtcgacaagtccaagtcggTCAAGAGTGTGCTTATGCAGCTCTTtggcgacaacaccaacatcgagggtgtcgacaccatcaacgcctGCTACGGTGGTACCAACGCTGTtttcaacgccatcaactGGGTTGAGTCTTCTGCCTGGGACGGTCGCGATGCTATCGTCGTTGCCGGTGATATCGCTCTCTACGCCAAGGGCAATGCCCGCCCcactggtggtgctggtgccgTCGCTCTCCTGATCGGCCCCAACGCTCCCATTGTTGCCGAACCCGGTCTGCGTGGTACCTACATGCAGCACGCCTACGATTTCTACAAGCCCGACCTTACCAGCGAGTACCCCTACGTTGATGGCCACTACTCCGTCAACTGCTACAGCAAGGCTCTCGATGCCGCCTACCGCGCTTACTGCAAGCGTGAGGCCAAGCAGGCCAATGGCACCAACGGTGTCACCAACGGCGATGCCTCTACCAAGACCGGCCTCGACCGTTTCGACTACATGGCTTTCCACTCTCCCACTTGCAAGCTTGTCCAGAAGTCTTACGCTCGTCTCCTCTACCACGACTACCTCGCCAACGCCGACTCTCCCGTCTTCGCTGAGGTCGCTCCTGAGCTCCGTGACATGGACTACGAGAAGTCCCTGACcgacaaggttgttgagaagacCTTCATGACCCTCACCAAGAAGCGCTTCCAGGAGCGTGTCAACCCCGCCATCCAGGTCGCCACCAACTGCGGTAACATGTACTGTGGTAGCGTCTGGAGTGGTCTCGCCAGTTTGATTAGCGTTGTCGACaacaaggatcttgagggcaagcGAATTGGTCTCTTCAGCTACGGCTCCGGTCTTGCTGCCAGTTTCCTGTCTTTCCGCATCAACGGTAGCGTTGACAAGATCTCCGACGTGTTGAACATTCCCTCTCGTCTCGAGTCCCGCCGTGCCGTCCCCCCTGAGACCTACGATCAG ATGTGCGACCTCCGAAAGCAGGCCCATCTCCAGAAGGACTACACTCCCAAGGGTGACCCTTCAACTATCCTCCCTGGTACTTACTACCTGACCAAGGTTGACGATATGTTCAAGCGTGAGTACGCTATCAAGGAGTAA
- a CDS encoding mating-type switching protein swi10, translating to MDDDYGADDELLAAMAAADPAPVARPTPPKIQQPTPQRLDKAPPSSASSAGKVVQPTPQALPQKQSGSTILVSPRQRGNPVLTSIRSMPWEYSDIPSDYVLGLGTCALFLSLKYHRLHPEYIYTRIRNLQGKYNLRILLTMVDIPNHEASLKELSKTSLVNNVTLILCWSAAEAARYIELYKSYENASFGAIRGQQPSSYGEKLVEFVTVPRSLNKSDAVAVVSNFGSLRNAINADAEQLGMLNGWGGVKVKRWVSAVEEPFRVKKAAKRGAKASEKTARLDQALPLSRVPLRDMPAAVSAVASSSSRQPPTGEASSSETPQAKQFQFMDNTDDEDDDEEAMLAAAIEASKQTAQTEEASRTSQTDDGEQVSEGIAAALARLRETD from the exons ATGGACGACGACTACGGAGCCGACGATGAACTTCTCGCCGCCATGGCCGCTGCTGATCCAGCACCAGTCGCAcgaccaacaccaccaaagatcCAGCAACCCACGCCTCAACGGCTCGACAAAGCGCCTCCTTCTTCCGCCTCGAGCGCTGGAAAAGTAGTGCAACCAACCCCCCAAGCTCTACCTCAAAAACAATCTGGATCAACTATCCTGGTATCGCCCCGTCAGCGAGGAAATCCCGTCCTGACAAGCATTCGATCCATGCCGTGGGAGTACAGCGATATCCCATCCGACTATGTTTTGGGACTAGGAACATGCGCTTTATTCTTGAG TCTCAAGTACCATCGTCTTCACCCCGAGTACATCTACACTCGCATCCGCAATCTCCAGGGAAAATACAACCTGCGCATCCTCCTCACCATGGTCGACATCCCCAACCACGAAGCATCCCTCAAAGAGCTCTCCAAAACAtccctcgtcaacaacgtcACCCTCATTCTCTGCTGGTCCGCCGCCGAAGCCGCGCGCTACATCGAGCTGTACAAGAGCTACGAAAACGCCTCCTTTGGCGCCATCCGCGGCCAACAACCGTCAAGCTAtggcgagaagctcgtcGAGTTCGTCACCGTGCCTAGAAGCTTGAACAAGTCGGACGCTGTTGCTGTGGTGAGCAACTTTGGCAGCTTGAGGAATGCCATCAATGCCGACGCCGAGCAGCTTGGTATGCTCAACGGCTGGGGCGGCGTCAAGGTAAAACGATGGGTTTCTGCGGTTGAAGAACCGTTCAGAGTAAAAAAGGCAGCAAAGAGAGGCGCAAAGGCTTCTGAAAAAACAGCGAGACTTGACCAAGCTCTCCCCCTTTCTCGTGTACCCCTACGAGACATGCCTGCCGCTGTATCAGCAgtagcatcatcatcttcacgACAACCCCCTACTGGAGAAGCGTCTTCTTCTGAAACACCCCAGGCAAAGCAGTTCCAGTTTATGGATAAcactgatgacgaggatgatgacgaagaagctATGCTTGCCGCTGCTATCGAAGCGTCGAAACAGACTGCTCAGACAGAAGAGGCTAGTCGAACGAGTCAGACAGATGATGGTGAACAAGTCAGTGAGGGTATTGCAGCTGCTCTTGCGAGATTGAGAGAGACTGATTAA